From Lonchura striata isolate bLonStr1 chromosome 3, bLonStr1.mat, whole genome shotgun sequence, one genomic window encodes:
- the SLC5A6 gene encoding sodium-dependent multivitamin transporter isoform X1, with the protein MEFTAIDYSIFALLLVLSSAIGLFYALSGDRQRTVQEFLLANRDMGCLPVALSLLASFQSAVAILGVPAEIFRFGTEYWFLGCSYFLGLLIPAHIFIPVFYRLHITSTYEYLELRFNKTVRVFGTITFIFQMVIYMGVVLYAPALALNAVTGFDLWSAVLTMGLVCTLYTTLGGLKAVIWTDVFQTLVMLAGQVAVIVVGAWRVGGMARVWRVAEQEGKIAGIDLDPSPLERHTFWSLSVGGIFMMLSLYGVNQAQVQRYLCARSEREAKLSCYAVFPCQQIVLCLSCLIGLVMFVYNLEHPLAPSRRPASSDQLVLFFVMDVLQDLPGLPGLFVACLFSGALSTISSAFNSLATVTMEDLVRPHFPGLSESRATLLSKLLALGYGLLCLGMAYVSSMLGPVLQAAISIFGMVGGPLLGLFCLGMFFPCANPTGAVVGLLAGLAMAFWIGIGSFLQSWGAKGVPPVNSTTLPTVGNLSTVLATTLLPPTPAPPRWVGRGLGDWVCRVGSCCCTTS; encoded by the exons ATGGAGTTCACGGCCATCGACTACAGCATCTTCgcgctgctgctggtgctgtcctCGGCCATCGGGCTGTTCTACGCCCTGAGCGGCGACCGGCAGCGCACGGTGCAGGAGTTCCTGCTAGCCAACCGTGACATGGGCTGCCTGCCCGTcgccctgtccctgctggcctCCTTCCAGTCAGCTGTGGCCATCCTGGGCGTGCCAGCTGAGATCTTTCGCTTTGGCACCGAGTACTGGTTCCTCGGCTGCTCCTATTTCCTGGGGCTGCTCATCCCGGCGCACATCTTCATCCCTGTCTTCTACCGTCTGCACATCACCAGCACCTATGAG TACCTGGAGCTGCGCTTCAACAAGACAGTGCGGGTCTTCGGCACCATCACCTTCATCTTCCAAATG GTCATCTACATGGGGGTGGTGCTCTACGCGCCCGCGCTGGCCCTCAACGCAG TGACAGGCTTTGACCTCTGGAGCGCGGTGCTGACCATGGGGCTGGTCTGCACACTCTACACCACGCTG GGTGGCCTGAAGGCCGTCATCTGGACAGATGTGTTCCAGACGCTGGTGATGCTGGCGGGGCAGGTTGCCGTCATCGTGGTGGGCGCATGGCGGGTGGGGGGCATGGCCCGTGTCTGGCGCGTGGCTGAGCAGGAGGGCAAGATCGCCGGCATTGA CCTGGACCCCAGCCCCCTGGAACGTCACACCTTCTGGTCGCTGTCCGTGGGCGGGATCTTCATGATGCTGTCGCTGTACGGGGTGAACCAGGCGCAGGTGCAGCGCTACCTCTGCGCCCGCAGCGAGCGGGAGGCCAAGCT CTCCTGCTACGCCGTGTTCCCCTGCCAGCAGATTGTGCTCTGCCTCAGCTGCCTCATTGGCCTCGTCATGTTCGTCTACAACCTGGAGCACCCACTGGCGCCCAGCCGGCGCCCTGCCTCCTCTGACCAG CTGGTGCTGTTCTTCGTGATGGACGTGCTGCAGGACCTGCCGGGGCTACCCGGGCTCTTtgtcgcctgcctcttcagtggAGCTCTCAG cacCATCTCCTCCGCCTTCAACTCGCTGGCCACGGTGACCATGGAGGACCTGGTGCGGCCGCACTTCCCGGGGTTGTCAGAGTCGCGGGCCACGCTGCTCTCCAAGCTGCTGG CTCTCGGTTATgggctgctgtgcctggggaTGGCATACGTGTCCTCCATGCTGGGACCTGTGCTGCAG GCGGCCATCAGCATCTTCGGCATGGTGGGGGGCCCGCTCCTGGGGCTCTTCTGCCTCGGCATGTTCTTCCCCTGCGCCAACCCCACG GGAGCTGTCGTGGGGCTGCTGGCCGGACTGGCCATGGCCTTCTGGATAGGCATCGGCAGCTTCCTGCAAAGCTGGGGGGCCAAGGGGGTCCCCCCAGTCAACAGCACAACACTCCCCACCGTGGGCAACCTCAGCACTGTCCTGGCTACCACGCTGCTGCCCCCCACACCAGCACCTCCGAGGTGGGTGGGACGGGGGCTCGGGGACTGGGTGTGCAGggtggggagctgctgctgcaccacctCCTGA
- the SLC5A6 gene encoding sodium-dependent multivitamin transporter isoform X2, which translates to MEFTAIDYSIFALLLVLSSAIGLFYALSGDRQRTVQEFLLANRDMGCLPVALSLLASFQSAVAILGVPAEIFRFGTEYWFLGCSYFLGLLIPAHIFIPVFYRLHITSTYEYLELRFNKTVRVFGTITFIFQMVIYMGVVLYAPALALNAVTGFDLWSAVLTMGLVCTLYTTLGGLKAVIWTDVFQTLVMLAGQVAVIVVGAWRVGGMARVWRVAEQEGKIAGIDLDPSPLERHTFWSLSVGGIFMMLSLYGVNQAQVQRYLCARSEREAKLSCYAVFPCQQIVLCLSCLIGLVMFVYNLEHPLAPSRRPASSDQLVLFFVMDVLQDLPGLPGLFVACLFSGALSTISSAFNSLATVTMEDLVRPHFPGLSESRATLLSKLLALGYGLLCLGMAYVSSMLGPVLQAAISIFGMVGGPLLGLFCLGMFFPCANPTGAVVGLLAGLAMAFWIGIGSFLQSWGAKGVPPVNSTTLPTVGNLSTVLATTLLPPTPAPPSPTGLQRFYSLSYMWYSAHNSTTVILVGVLVSLLTGPTPAAALDPRTISPVLPWLLCCLPPKIRRWLCCGGGDPAQAPGHADTTEKSHGVPNGLAPLGPDWQGEEGHGYVRSAAAPIYAVQETSF; encoded by the exons ATGGAGTTCACGGCCATCGACTACAGCATCTTCgcgctgctgctggtgctgtcctCGGCCATCGGGCTGTTCTACGCCCTGAGCGGCGACCGGCAGCGCACGGTGCAGGAGTTCCTGCTAGCCAACCGTGACATGGGCTGCCTGCCCGTcgccctgtccctgctggcctCCTTCCAGTCAGCTGTGGCCATCCTGGGCGTGCCAGCTGAGATCTTTCGCTTTGGCACCGAGTACTGGTTCCTCGGCTGCTCCTATTTCCTGGGGCTGCTCATCCCGGCGCACATCTTCATCCCTGTCTTCTACCGTCTGCACATCACCAGCACCTATGAG TACCTGGAGCTGCGCTTCAACAAGACAGTGCGGGTCTTCGGCACCATCACCTTCATCTTCCAAATG GTCATCTACATGGGGGTGGTGCTCTACGCGCCCGCGCTGGCCCTCAACGCAG TGACAGGCTTTGACCTCTGGAGCGCGGTGCTGACCATGGGGCTGGTCTGCACACTCTACACCACGCTG GGTGGCCTGAAGGCCGTCATCTGGACAGATGTGTTCCAGACGCTGGTGATGCTGGCGGGGCAGGTTGCCGTCATCGTGGTGGGCGCATGGCGGGTGGGGGGCATGGCCCGTGTCTGGCGCGTGGCTGAGCAGGAGGGCAAGATCGCCGGCATTGA CCTGGACCCCAGCCCCCTGGAACGTCACACCTTCTGGTCGCTGTCCGTGGGCGGGATCTTCATGATGCTGTCGCTGTACGGGGTGAACCAGGCGCAGGTGCAGCGCTACCTCTGCGCCCGCAGCGAGCGGGAGGCCAAGCT CTCCTGCTACGCCGTGTTCCCCTGCCAGCAGATTGTGCTCTGCCTCAGCTGCCTCATTGGCCTCGTCATGTTCGTCTACAACCTGGAGCACCCACTGGCGCCCAGCCGGCGCCCTGCCTCCTCTGACCAG CTGGTGCTGTTCTTCGTGATGGACGTGCTGCAGGACCTGCCGGGGCTACCCGGGCTCTTtgtcgcctgcctcttcagtggAGCTCTCAG cacCATCTCCTCCGCCTTCAACTCGCTGGCCACGGTGACCATGGAGGACCTGGTGCGGCCGCACTTCCCGGGGTTGTCAGAGTCGCGGGCCACGCTGCTCTCCAAGCTGCTGG CTCTCGGTTATgggctgctgtgcctggggaTGGCATACGTGTCCTCCATGCTGGGACCTGTGCTGCAG GCGGCCATCAGCATCTTCGGCATGGTGGGGGGCCCGCTCCTGGGGCTCTTCTGCCTCGGCATGTTCTTCCCCTGCGCCAACCCCACG GGAGCTGTCGTGGGGCTGCTGGCCGGACTGGCCATGGCCTTCTGGATAGGCATCGGCAGCTTCCTGCAAAGCTGGGGGGCCAAGGGGGTCCCCCCAGTCAACAGCACAACACTCCCCACCGTGGGCAACCTCAGCACTGTCCTGGCTACCACGCTGCTGCCCCCCACACCAGCACCTCCGAG ccccacggggCTGCAGCGCTTCTACAGCCTGTCCTACATGTGGTACAGTGCCCATAACTCCACCACTGTCATCCTGGTGGGGGTCCTGGTCAGCCTGCTCACCG GCCCCACGCCGGCAGCGGCCCTGGACCCCCGCACCATCTCCCCGGTGCTGCcatggctgctctgctgcctgccccccaaaatccgGCGGTGGCTCTGCTGCGGGGGAGGCGACCCTGCCCAG GCCCCCGGCCATGCGGACACCACGGAGAAGAGCCATGGGGTGCCCAATGGCCTGGCCCCCCTTGGCCCCGActggcagggggaggagggacacGGGTACGTCCGCAGTGCTGCTGCCCCCATCTACGCCGTGCAGGAAACCTCCTTCTGA